Within Dehalococcoidia bacterium, the genomic segment TCCCCTTGATTTCTCACACAACCCCGTAAATAAAGTGATGTTTCCACCGACAAGTGTTTGGAGTGAAGCCCCAATCATCCCAAAGATTTCCCGAAGGATGTCAGTCTCCTCCATCCAGTTAGGACTGCTCTATGAGACTCTAACTGGCAACACGTCTGCTATCTATCATATAATAGACCCGTGACTTTAGAATACTACGAAGATATCAAGCTCCACGAAAGATACAGGTCTAGGGGATACCTGTTGACCGAACAGAAGATTGTCGCGTTTGGCACGGAATGGGACCCGGACCCGCTTCATATAGATTCCGAATTCGCCGGGACATCCACGTATGGGGGGTTAATTGCCCCAGGGGCCCTCCTTATAGCAATTTTCGTAAAGCTGATAAGAGAGCGAGAGTCGAACATGGCCCACAATGTGGTGTTAGGCTGGGACGAAGTTCGGTTCCTGCTTCCCGGTCGGCCAGGTGATACCTTGGTAGCTGAGATGGAGGTAACTTCGAAGCGGGAATCAAAAAGTGACCCGAGTGTTGGCATTGCCTTTTCCATCATGAGGTTGCTTAATCAACGAGATGAACCGGTAATTACATTCAAAGCCGCTGGGCTTATAGGAAGACGTCCCAAAACCTAGTGTCCTGTTTGATCAAGAAGCTTAGTTGTTAGACATTTCGGATGATGAGGCCCGCTAACAATTCGGTGGAGCGCGACCCCAAGAGCGTCCATTTTTAAGTCAAACGGGTCAAGCATCCAGGGGCTGGTCAAAAACGAAGGCTGGCAGGCATAAACTCTGGCGGCGGCTGAATTCGGACGTTGGGCTGCACTTTTATTAGCCTGATTTTCGCAAGAAAGCTCTCATTGAATTATGGAAGAATCCCTCACAATAGAATTCACGCCAACGAAACAGGAGTATGTGAGGTCAGTTAATCTCAGCATTGCTGGTGGAGGATTTTAAATGACTATCATCTCAAGAATGGGGTTAGAGGGTAAAACCGTTGTTGTTGTGGGGGGTGGGGGTATCGATAATCAGGGTATTGGACCGAGCACGTGTCGGCTTTTTGCCCACGCCGGGGCCAATATCGTCGCTGTCGATCTGAAGGCAGACAGGGCCGAGGCGATTGCGGCAGAGATCAAGGGTACAGGCAATCCAGCCATCGCAATAGAGGCAAATATCTTGAACGAGGATGATATCAACAGGGTGGTTGAAGCCGCCGTAGCCGAGTTCGGCAGTGTTGATGTGCTGGTGACCGTAGTGGGCAGGCCGCTGTTTGTTCCCGCCCTGGAAATGAACCGGGCTCAATGGGATGAGGAAATGGCCATCAATCTGACCTATTTCTGGCTTTGCAGCAAGGCTGTTGCCAAGACGATGATCAAGCAGGGTCGAAAAGGCAGTATCGTCAGTGTTTCATCGGCAGGCGGTATGAATGCCGATACCAATCACTTTGCCTATGGAACCGCGAAAGCGGGGCTGATCGGTCTGACCAAGACCCTGGCAGTGGAATGGGCTCCCCACAACATCAGAGTTAACTCTGTGTCGCCGGGATGGACCAGCACGCCTAAGGGCCGCACGAGTGCTCCAAAAGCAGCCTAAATTGGGGGATCGACTCAGACGATCCATTCCGCTGGGGCGGACCGCTACACCCGACGATATTGCCGGGGCCATCCTGTGGCTGGCGTCTGACCTTGCCGGCTATGTGACCGGTCATACCATCCCGGTGGATGGCGGATTGCTGCTCAACAATATATCGGCATTGCGCATCACCGAGGACTAAGTTCGTGGATAAGTCACTCCTCTGATACCTGTTACATTGTTTATGAGAGGTGGTAAAGACCAAGTGAAAAAAGCAGAGCCAGTGAAACCACAGGGAGTAA encodes:
- a CDS encoding MaoC/PaaZ C-terminal domain-containing protein codes for the protein MTLEYYEDIKLHERYRSRGYLLTEQKIVAFGTEWDPDPLHIDSEFAGTSTYGGLIAPGALLIAIFVKLIRERESNMAHNVVLGWDEVRFLLPGRPGDTLVAEMEVTSKRESKSDPSVGIAFSIMRLLNQRDEPVITFKAAGLIGRRPKT
- a CDS encoding SDR family oxidoreductase gives rise to the protein MTIISRMGLEGKTVVVVGGGGIDNQGIGPSTCRLFAHAGANIVAVDLKADRAEAIAAEIKGTGNPAIAIEANILNEDDINRVVEAAVAEFGSVDVLVTVVGRPLFVPALEMNRAQWDEEMAINLTYFWLCSKAVAKTMIKQGRKGSIVSVSSAGGMNADTNHFAYGTAKAGLIGLTKTLAVEWAPHNIRVNSVSPGWTSTPKGRTSAPKAA
- a CDS encoding SDR family oxidoreductase translates to MGDRLRRSIPLGRTATPDDIAGAILWLASDLAGYVTGHTIPVDGGLLLNNISALRITED